The Zingiber officinale cultivar Zhangliang chromosome 10A, Zo_v1.1, whole genome shotgun sequence genome contains a region encoding:
- the LOC122028058 gene encoding dof zinc finger protein DOF1.4-like, with protein MIQGLLGGVVEERKTISHLIDHSPTSSNISSPSSSLTSAAAAGDQQQQQQQNLRCPRCDSTNTKFCYYNNYNLTQPRHFCKTCRRYWTKGGALRNVPIGGGCRKTKVVPAIAAAVCSPKPAPNKAKPPAAGSDLLLRSGLGGAGGLESDLSAAGPLLWASPHTSHLMSLLRSGAGMQISGTHCGLNLGSPAARPKEDRSLLCSNTAADLNAHALSLDPLNQLGLGASLWKNHHHHNSINHNYYHQPQSRQLPQQNGNHLQAISDMPSSEIQDLYQKFKSSTNYYNEPLQTVIGNANAGFEHSSCNGSTAPSSMFSNSAIAAAASATATILEPIPQLSAAAEFGYWNNNPALAAWSDLPTPNGAFH; from the coding sequence ATGATCCAAGGGTTATTAGGCGGAGTCGTGGAGGAGAGGAAGACGATCTCGCACCTCATCGACCACTCCCCTACCTCCTCCAACATCTCCTCCCCTTCTTCCTCGCTCACGTCGGCGGCCGCCGCCGGagatcagcagcagcagcagcagcagaatcTGCGGTGCCCGCGGTGCGACTCCACGAACACCAAGTTCTGCTACTACAACAACTACAACCTCACCCAGCCGCGCCACTTCTGCAAGACCTGCCGGCGCTACTGGACCAAGGGCGGCGCCCTCCGCAACGTCCCCATCGGCGGCGGATGCCGCAAGACCAAGGTAGTCCCCGCCATCGCCGCCGCCGTCTGCAGCCCTAAGCCTGCGCCCAACAAGGCCAAGCCGCCGGCCGCCGGCTCCGACCTCCTTCTGAGATCCGGTTTAGGCGGCGCCGGCGGGCTAGAGAGCGATCTCTCCGCCGCCGGCCCGTTGCTGTGGGCTTCGCCGCACACTTCCCATCTGATGAGCCTGTTGAGGTCCGGCGCCGGCATGCAGATCTCCGGCACGCACTGCGGCCTCAACCTCGGCTCGCCGGCGGCCAGACCGAAGGAGGACCGCTCCTTGCTCTGTTCAAACACGGCGGCCGATCTAAATGCCCATGCCCTGAGCTTGGATCCCCTGAACCAGCTCGGTTTGGGCGCCTCTCTGTGGAaaaaccaccaccaccacaacaGCATCAACCACAACTACTACCACCAACCGCAGTCACGGCAGCTGCCGCAGCAAAATGGCAACCACCTGCAGGCTATAAGCGACATGCCGAGCTCTGAAATCCAAGACCTGTACCAAAAGTTCAAATCCTCAACCAACTACTACAACGAGCCGCTGCAAACGGTGATCGGCAACGCCAACGCCGGATTTGAGCATTCCTCTTGCAACGGTTCCACCGCCCCGAGTTCCATGTTTTCGAATTCCGCCATTGCCGCCGCAGCTTCTGCGACGGCGACCATCTTAGAGCCAATCCCACAGCTCTCTGCTGCAGCCGAATTCGGTTACTGGAACAACAACCCCGCACTGGCGGCATGGTCCGATCTCCCAACCCCGAATGGTGCGTTCCATTAA